A single window of [Clostridium] hylemonae DSM 15053 DNA harbors:
- a CDS encoding ABC transporter ATP-binding protein, with protein MSIVALEKVSRIYESGGQKLYALNKVSFTVEEGEFTVILGPSGAGKSTLLNILGGIDRADEGEVKIAGRDISEMNEKELSTYRAEKIGFVFQFYNLIPTLTVRENVALMKELKKDAVPADEALEKVGLRGHGRKFPEQLSGGEQQRVSIARALAKNPDLLLCDEPTGALDSETGCMVLSELRRLCREEGRTTLIVTHNANLAKAADRLVRVKNGQIVENRVNEHPVSIEEVEW; from the coding sequence ATGAGTATCGTGGCATTAGAAAAAGTAAGCAGAATATATGAGAGCGGGGGACAGAAGCTATATGCTCTTAATAAAGTGTCCTTTACGGTAGAAGAGGGAGAGTTTACTGTCATACTTGGTCCAAGCGGCGCAGGAAAAAGTACACTTCTTAATATTCTCGGCGGAATAGACCGGGCAGATGAAGGAGAAGTAAAGATCGCAGGCAGAGATATTTCTGAGATGAATGAAAAAGAGTTGTCCACATATAGAGCAGAAAAAATAGGATTTGTGTTCCAGTTCTACAACCTGATTCCGACCTTGACTGTCCGGGAAAATGTGGCGCTTATGAAAGAACTGAAAAAGGATGCTGTACCTGCGGATGAGGCGCTGGAAAAAGTAGGGCTCAGAGGACATGGGCGGAAGTTTCCGGAGCAGCTCTCAGGTGGAGAACAGCAGAGGGTGTCCATTGCCAGGGCGCTCGCAAAGAATCCCGATCTGCTGCTTTGCGATGAACCGACAGGGGCTTTGGACAGTGAGACCGGCTGTATGGTGCTGTCAGAACTTAGACGGCTGTGCAGGGAAGAAGGACGCACAACACTTATCGTCACCCATAACGCGAATCTTGCCAAAGCTGCAGACCGGTTAGTGAGGGTGAAAAACGGGCAGATAGTCGAGAACCGGGTAAATGAACATCCTGTCAGTATAGAAGAGGTGGAATGGTAA
- a CDS encoding TIGR00266 family protein, translating to MKYEIQGETLPVVICQLEAGEKMITEGGGMAWMSPNMLMETTTNGGIGKAFGRMFSGERMFQNIYTAQGGEGMIAFASSFPGSVEAFQVGPGQEMILQKSAFLAGEASVELSVFFNKKFSSGLFGGEGFIMQKAGGYGTVFAEFDGHVIKYELQPGQQIVVDTGHLAAMSATCSMEIKTVPGVKNMLFGGEGIFNTIITGPGKVWLQTMPISNVAGVLRPYLPSSGS from the coding sequence ATGAAATACGAAATACAGGGAGAGACGCTGCCGGTAGTTATCTGCCAGCTAGAGGCCGGAGAAAAAATGATCACAGAAGGCGGCGGTATGGCCTGGATGTCCCCGAACATGTTAATGGAAACAACGACCAACGGCGGTATCGGGAAAGCGTTCGGCCGGATGTTTTCCGGGGAGCGCATGTTCCAGAATATTTATACGGCGCAGGGCGGAGAGGGTATGATCGCATTTGCGTCAAGCTTTCCCGGATCCGTGGAAGCATTTCAGGTGGGGCCCGGACAGGAAATGATACTGCAGAAAAGTGCGTTTCTGGCAGGGGAGGCTAGTGTGGAGCTGTCCGTATTTTTTAATAAAAAGTTCAGTTCAGGGCTGTTCGGAGGAGAAGGTTTTATTATGCAGAAGGCGGGTGGGTACGGTACGGTCTTTGCCGAGTTCGACGGCCATGTGATAAAATACGAACTTCAGCCCGGACAACAGATCGTGGTAGATACAGGCCACCTGGCGGCAATGTCGGCGACGTGCAGTATGGAGATTAAGACTGTGCCGGGGGTAAAGAATATGCTGTTCGGAGGAGAGGGGATATTTAATACCATCATCACAGGTCCGGGCAAGGTGTGGCTTCAGACGATGCCTATCAGCAATGTGGCCGGTGTGTTAAGGCCGTACTTACCGTCTTCAGGTTCATAG
- a CDS encoding ABC transporter permease, with protein sequence MLTKKMLRDIHRNKVQFMAIFLMMFVGCFLFSGITGEWRGLEEHFQTYIDEQNMADMWTYGDLTGRDIDKIRNDVRINEAEGRMVLPMVPAGNKESTLQCYMAQSSHISKLYVKKGIAYDSSKKGIWLDALYARENSYKVGGQIELDYKDMEIKGEILGLVYSPEYIYGASEGEMMPEHKNTGFAWISPKLLPAGVPLHYNEAAVITAGVQRKQIIQDILGEKEVKTIVRAEHPAISMVKDEIKQHQTIGTAFSAAFLLIAVMIVMTTMHRMLKNEKMQIGILKALGFTKKKLILHYLSHNAFICLTGALGGFICGYRFLPGLIYKFMRQMYVIPVWGGYLPPVYYLLPLGCTVFCVLISFFICRRYLKPNAADILYTDMPFAGGKQFPGTMELLGFAGRWNLRDIARNRLRSFMSLCGVLGCTALLFCAFALYDTFVNLSDWTFTKQQNYECKITDLPEEKGQKELLAMTDGEYLMESSASILTGGTSGEGADRERGKKGEKEVALTVSESTRYLKLAENLDTFTAVDGGVALSKKTADSLGIRKGGFLTWKPAGGTSYICSEVKAIVRTPLSQGIIMQRSDYEAAGQVYKPTAVIGKEPANGFGTYEEQCSISHQRELVEGVDSMMDGMVMMIMLLVLGAVILGSVMLYNLGILSYMERYREFATMKVLGFADKKIRKIMIQQNVWLSALGILLGMPAGYGLLYYLLSTIPESMDVPVFIRTASWLLSAAGTLALSFVVSRVVSRKIPRINMVEALKQM encoded by the coding sequence ATGTTGACAAAAAAGATGCTGAGGGATATACACAGAAATAAAGTTCAGTTTATGGCCATTTTTCTCATGATGTTTGTCGGCTGTTTCCTTTTTTCCGGAATTACCGGTGAATGGAGAGGCCTGGAAGAACATTTTCAAACTTATATAGATGAGCAGAATATGGCAGATATGTGGACGTATGGTGATCTGACCGGCAGAGACATTGATAAAATCAGAAATGATGTCCGGATTAACGAAGCAGAAGGCAGGATGGTACTTCCGATGGTTCCGGCAGGAAATAAAGAATCCACGTTACAATGTTATATGGCGCAGAGCAGCCATATTTCAAAGCTCTATGTAAAGAAAGGGATTGCTTACGACAGCAGTAAAAAAGGAATCTGGCTGGACGCCCTGTACGCCCGGGAAAATAGCTATAAGGTGGGCGGGCAGATCGAGCTGGACTACAAAGACATGGAAATCAAAGGGGAGATCCTTGGTCTCGTCTATAGTCCGGAATATATATACGGGGCATCCGAAGGCGAAATGATGCCGGAGCATAAGAACACGGGGTTTGCCTGGATAAGTCCGAAGCTGCTGCCCGCAGGAGTCCCGCTTCATTATAATGAGGCGGCGGTAATAACTGCAGGTGTTCAGAGAAAACAGATCATACAGGATATACTCGGGGAAAAGGAAGTCAAGACAATTGTAAGGGCAGAACATCCTGCAATATCCATGGTGAAAGATGAGATAAAACAGCATCAGACGATAGGAACGGCTTTCTCGGCGGCCTTTCTTCTGATCGCAGTGATGATCGTCATGACGACCATGCACCGGATGCTGAAAAACGAGAAGATGCAGATAGGGATATTGAAGGCATTAGGCTTCACTAAAAAGAAACTGATCCTCCATTATCTGTCTCACAATGCATTTATCTGCCTTACCGGAGCGCTGGGCGGGTTTATATGTGGCTACCGGTTCCTTCCGGGACTTATCTACAAGTTTATGCGGCAAATGTATGTGATCCCGGTATGGGGAGGATATCTTCCGCCTGTTTATTACCTGCTTCCGCTGGGCTGTACAGTATTCTGTGTGCTTATCAGTTTCTTTATATGCAGGAGGTATTTGAAGCCAAATGCCGCGGACATTCTATATACAGATATGCCTTTTGCAGGCGGAAAGCAGTTCCCCGGGACAATGGAACTGCTCGGATTTGCGGGCAGATGGAACCTCAGGGATATTGCCAGAAACAGACTGAGAAGCTTTATGAGCCTGTGCGGTGTCCTTGGCTGTACGGCACTTCTGTTCTGTGCTTTTGCGCTCTACGATACGTTTGTGAATCTGTCTGACTGGACATTTACCAAACAGCAGAATTATGAATGCAAGATAACAGATCTGCCGGAAGAAAAAGGACAGAAAGAACTGCTTGCAATGACAGACGGGGAATATTTGATGGAGAGCAGCGCGTCCATTCTTACCGGCGGCACATCCGGGGAAGGTGCAGACAGGGAAAGAGGGAAAAAAGGGGAGAAAGAAGTTGCTCTTACAGTATCTGAGAGTACAAGATATTTAAAGCTGGCGGAGAATCTGGATACATTTACTGCCGTGGACGGGGGCGTGGCGCTGTCAAAAAAGACGGCAGACAGTCTCGGAATCAGGAAAGGCGGCTTCCTCACATGGAAACCGGCGGGAGGCACATCGTATATATGCTCTGAGGTAAAGGCCATTGTCCGGACACCGCTCAGCCAGGGAATCATCATGCAAAGGTCAGATTATGAGGCTGCGGGACAGGTATATAAGCCGACTGCTGTTATTGGAAAAGAACCTGCAAATGGATTTGGAACATATGAGGAGCAATGCAGTATATCTCATCAGAGAGAGTTGGTCGAGGGTGTGGATTCCATGATGGATGGAATGGTTATGATGATAATGCTGCTTGTGCTTGGAGCCGTAATTCTTGGAAGCGTTATGCTTTACAATCTTGGCATTTTGTCATATATGGAGCGTTACCGGGAATTTGCGACTATGAAAGTGCTCGGATTTGCAGATAAAAAGATTCGGAAGATCATGATCCAACAGAACGTATGGCTTTCGGCGCTGGGAATCCTGCTTGGGATGCCTGCGGGATACGGCCTGCTGTATTACCTGTTGTCCACTATCCCTGAATCCATGGATGTACCTGTGTTTATAAGGACTGCATCGTGGCTCCTGAGCGCTGCGGGGACGCTTGCATTATCTTTTGTGGTCAGCAGGGTCGTATCGAGGAAGATACCACGTATTAACATGGTAGAAGCACTGAAGCAAATGTAG
- a CDS encoding DMT family transporter — MTEKNVSRGHLAAFITIFIWGTTFISTKVLLKSFTPIEILFIRFLIGYAALWCVRPKFMPLRGRKQEGIFLLAGLCGICLYYLLENISLTFTQASNVGVIISTAPFFTAILTKLVSREKEQLGLPFFLGFIAAMAGICLISFSDGGASLNPTGDLLALLAAFIWACYSVLTKKISGYGYSTIETTRRVFFYGIMFMVPVMFFSGFRPDMKALLVPVNLGNILFLGLGASALCFVTWNAAVRILGAVKTSVYIYLVPVITVTASVLILKEQITLKACIGMLLTLAGLWISEHKWEYKRKSPCYTINK, encoded by the coding sequence ATGACAGAAAAGAATGTATCACGAGGCCATCTGGCCGCCTTTATAACTATATTTATCTGGGGCACGACCTTCATTTCTACAAAGGTGCTCCTGAAAAGCTTTACACCAATTGAGATCTTGTTTATCCGGTTTTTGATCGGCTATGCCGCACTGTGGTGCGTACGCCCGAAATTTATGCCGTTAAGGGGCCGAAAACAGGAAGGAATCTTTCTCCTTGCAGGCCTGTGCGGCATCTGTCTCTATTACCTTCTGGAGAATATATCCTTGACGTTTACCCAGGCATCCAATGTGGGCGTTATCATCTCAACAGCCCCTTTCTTCACAGCAATACTTACGAAACTTGTCTCCAGGGAAAAGGAACAGCTCGGCCTCCCCTTCTTTCTCGGATTCATAGCTGCCATGGCCGGGATCTGCCTGATCAGCTTTTCAGACGGCGGGGCGAGCCTGAATCCGACCGGGGATCTCCTCGCGCTGCTGGCCGCTTTTATCTGGGCCTGTTACTCTGTGCTGACGAAAAAGATCTCTGGTTACGGATACTCTACAATTGAAACTACAAGAAGAGTTTTTTTCTACGGCATCATGTTCATGGTGCCTGTCATGTTCTTCTCCGGCTTCCGTCCTGACATGAAAGCACTGCTCGTCCCGGTCAATCTCGGAAACATACTCTTCCTTGGCCTTGGCGCCTCAGCGCTATGCTTTGTGACATGGAACGCTGCCGTTCGCATCCTCGGCGCAGTGAAAACGAGCGTCTATATCTATCTTGTTCCTGTCATCACCGTGACAGCCTCCGTACTCATCCTGAAGGAGCAGATCACTTTAAAAGCCTGCATTGGTATGCTGCTGACTCTGGCAGGCCTTTGGATATCAGAGCATAAATGGGAATATAAAAGAAAGAGTCCCTGTTATACAATTAACAAGTAG
- the recQ gene encoding DNA helicase RecQ: MDKYEVLKQYFGYDEFRDGQNVLIDSILEGRDTLGIMPTGAGKSLCYQIPALLMGGITIVVSPLISLMKDQVEALNQAGVHAAYLNSSLTVNQYYTALRYAKEGRYPIIYVAPERLDTGEFLDFAMHTDISMVAVDEAHCVSQWGQDFRPSYLKIVTFIEKLPKRPVVSAFTATATAEVRADIADILRLREPLVTTTGFDRPNLYFAVQSPKDKFAALLNYVERHKGESGIIYCLTRKYVEDVCARLQAEGFSVTRYHAGLGDGERKSNQEDFIYDRADIMVATNAFGMGIDKSNVRYVVHYNMPKNMESYYQEAGRAGRDGEASECILLYGGQDVVTNQLFIDNNRENDELDEFTAEVVKERDRERLRKMTFYCFTNECLRDYILRYFGEYGENYCGNCSNCLSQFETVDVTESAAAVVNCVSACRQRYGINVILDTVHGANTAKIRQYRMDENPQYGVLAKVPLYRLRQIINHLLLKEYLMLTTDGYSIVKLTEKSRQITCGEEQITMKMPKEAEKETKKHKETKGKKKKTAGLSAADEPMFEKLRELRMEIAREEKVPPYLVFSDKTLVHMCVEKPADRAGMLSVSGVGEYKYEKYGERFLEEIQKLC; the protein is encoded by the coding sequence ATGGATAAATACGAAGTTTTAAAACAATATTTCGGATACGATGAGTTCAGGGACGGGCAGAATGTACTGATCGACAGTATACTTGAGGGCAGGGACACGCTGGGCATCATGCCGACCGGGGCGGGCAAGTCTCTCTGCTACCAGATACCCGCGCTGCTTATGGGCGGTATTACGATCGTGGTCTCGCCGCTTATATCGCTTATGAAAGACCAGGTAGAGGCATTGAATCAGGCCGGCGTGCATGCCGCGTACCTGAACAGCTCTCTTACGGTGAATCAGTATTATACTGCGCTGCGCTATGCAAAGGAAGGCCGCTATCCGATCATCTATGTGGCCCCGGAGCGGCTGGATACCGGTGAATTCCTCGACTTTGCAATGCACACGGATATTTCCATGGTAGCGGTAGATGAGGCGCACTGTGTGTCGCAGTGGGGGCAGGACTTCAGGCCGAGTTACCTGAAGATCGTTACGTTTATAGAGAAACTGCCGAAACGGCCCGTAGTGAGTGCGTTTACTGCAACCGCAACGGCGGAGGTCAGAGCGGACATCGCAGATATACTGAGGCTCCGGGAGCCGCTTGTCACGACCACAGGTTTTGACCGTCCGAATCTGTACTTTGCGGTGCAGTCGCCGAAAGATAAATTTGCCGCGCTGTTAAACTATGTAGAGCGGCATAAAGGAGAGAGCGGCATCATTTACTGTCTGACCCGGAAATATGTGGAAGATGTGTGTGCAAGGCTGCAGGCTGAAGGGTTTTCCGTCACAAGGTATCATGCAGGTCTCGGCGACGGGGAACGGAAGTCAAACCAGGAAGACTTTATTTATGACCGGGCAGATATTATGGTGGCCACCAATGCTTTTGGCATGGGAATAGACAAATCCAACGTAAGATATGTCGTGCACTATAATATGCCCAAAAATATGGAGAGCTATTATCAGGAGGCCGGCAGAGCAGGAAGAGACGGAGAAGCTTCCGAATGCATACTTTTGTACGGCGGACAGGATGTAGTGACCAATCAGCTGTTTATAGACAATAACAGGGAGAATGACGAGCTGGATGAATTTACGGCAGAGGTTGTGAAGGAAAGAGACCGGGAGCGGCTGAGAAAGATGACATTCTATTGCTTTACAAATGAATGTCTGCGGGATTATATCCTTCGTTATTTTGGGGAATACGGGGAAAATTACTGCGGAAACTGCAGCAACTGTCTGTCACAGTTCGAGACTGTAGATGTCACAGAGAGCGCGGCCGCTGTCGTTAACTGTGTATCCGCGTGCCGTCAGCGTTACGGCATCAATGTTATACTGGACACGGTACACGGCGCTAATACGGCAAAAATACGCCAGTACAGGATGGATGAAAATCCGCAGTACGGTGTGCTGGCAAAAGTGCCCCTTTACCGTCTGAGGCAGATCATCAATCATCTGCTGCTGAAAGAATATCTGATGCTGACGACAGATGGCTACAGTATTGTGAAGCTGACTGAAAAATCCAGACAGATCACATGCGGGGAAGAACAGATCACGATGAAAATGCCTAAAGAGGCAGAGAAAGAAACGAAAAAGCACAAAGAGACAAAGGGCAAAAAGAAAAAAACAGCAGGTCTTTCTGCGGCTGACGAGCCTATGTTTGAGAAATTGAGGGAGCTCAGGATGGAGATCGCAAGAGAAGAAAAAGTGCCCCCGTATCTCGTATTTTCCGATAAGACACTCGTCCACATGTGTGTGGAAAAACCGGCAGACAGGGCAGGCATGCTGTCTGTGTCCGGAGTAGGTGAGTATAAGTATGAAAAGTACGGCGAGCGGTTCCTGGAGGAGATCCAAAAGCTCTGCTGA
- a CDS encoding AraC family transcriptional regulator, with protein sequence MPKEQEQRHVYYDRDLKIEAYNLSGIVQKFPNHFHEFYVIGFVEGGSRHLWCKAQEYDLTAGDLILFNPHDNHYCAPLGGEILDYRAVNIPPDVMEKAASEITGKNFIPHFTQNVVYQSDITQSLGRLYDAILKGGPRMEREEAFFFLLHQVLEDYAAPFDEAELIQPNPQVQMLCSYMDEHFSENITLDDLLTMTSFGKSYLIRSFTRQVGVSPYRYLQTVRLGRAKKFLEQGVPPIDASDMAGFSDQSHFTNFFRDFTGLTPKQYQRIFTDSRHAASPEAVLTGTDHDEREEP encoded by the coding sequence ATGCCAAAAGAACAGGAACAGCGGCACGTATACTACGACCGTGATCTAAAGATAGAAGCATACAATTTAAGCGGCATCGTCCAGAAATTCCCCAACCATTTTCATGAATTCTATGTGATCGGTTTTGTGGAGGGCGGCAGCCGGCACCTCTGGTGCAAAGCGCAGGAGTATGACCTGACAGCGGGGGATCTTATTCTTTTCAATCCCCATGACAATCATTACTGTGCACCGCTTGGCGGTGAGATTCTCGATTACCGGGCTGTCAATATTCCTCCGGATGTGATGGAGAAGGCAGCGTCGGAAATAACAGGGAAAAATTTTATTCCCCATTTTACGCAGAATGTTGTGTATCAAAGCGACATCACCCAGTCACTCGGAAGACTGTATGACGCCATCCTGAAAGGAGGGCCCCGTATGGAGCGGGAGGAAGCTTTTTTCTTCCTTCTCCACCAGGTGCTGGAAGACTACGCAGCTCCTTTTGACGAGGCAGAGCTTATCCAGCCCAACCCTCAGGTACAGATGCTGTGCAGCTATATGGATGAACATTTCTCCGAAAATATCACTCTGGACGACCTGCTCACCATGACAAGCTTTGGAAAATCCTACCTTATACGCTCATTTACACGCCAGGTAGGTGTCTCCCCTTACCGTTACCTGCAGACCGTCCGCCTTGGACGGGCTAAAAAGTTTCTGGAACAAGGTGTCCCGCCCATCGATGCATCCGATATGGCAGGATTTTCCGATCAGAGTCATTTCACAAATTTTTTCCGGGATTTCACCGGGCTTACGCCCAAACAGTATCAAAGAATATTTACAGATTCCAGACACGCCGCTTCGCCTGAAGCAGTGCTTACGGGAACAGACCATGATGAGAGAGAGGAACCGTAA
- a CDS encoding LytR/AlgR family response regulator transcription factor, protein MYRVAICDDDFNIRRLIQRAVENSGTECGISEFAGGMELLDGYTGYDVLFLDIDMPGMDGLETASRIRKSDRSVRIIYVTGYEDYMRQSFNVHPFSFLLKPVSEEDIRRQFSEACAYGREREQKRTLHFAAFGGTIETDVYDIYYMEYVSRKIRMVTQSGEYILKGKISELARRMEGYGFAAPHKSFTVNLYHVKSIKGYDIYMVNGDIIPLSQKRSTQFRGKLGRLQAEYI, encoded by the coding sequence ATGTACCGTGTTGCGATATGTGACGATGATTTCAATATACGCAGGCTTATCCAAAGAGCAGTAGAAAATTCCGGAACAGAGTGCGGAATAAGTGAGTTCGCCGGCGGTATGGAACTGCTTGACGGGTATACGGGCTATGATGTGCTGTTTCTGGATATTGACATGCCCGGAATGGACGGACTGGAGACAGCATCCAGAATCAGAAAGTCGGATCGGAGTGTCAGGATCATATATGTCACGGGGTATGAAGATTATATGAGGCAGTCTTTTAATGTCCATCCGTTTTCCTTTCTTCTGAAGCCTGTCAGCGAAGAGGACATCAGAAGACAGTTTTCCGAGGCGTGTGCCTACGGGCGGGAGAGAGAACAGAAGCGGACTCTTCACTTTGCGGCCTTTGGCGGTACCATTGAGACGGACGTATATGATATATATTATATGGAATATGTAAGCCGGAAGATACGCATGGTGACACAAAGCGGAGAGTATATCCTGAAGGGGAAGATAAGCGAACTGGCCAGGCGGATGGAAGGGTATGGATTTGCGGCGCCGCATAAAAGCTTTACCGTGAACCTTTATCACGTAAAATCTATCAAAGGGTATGATATTTATATGGTCAACGGTGATATCATACCGCTGTCACAAAAGCGCTCCACGCAGTTCCGGGGAAAACTTGGCAGACTGCAGGCGGAATATATATGA
- a CDS encoding GNAT family N-acetyltransferase, which yields MDFIKVDDTNIEKEHICCCITNKKGENCVSSKKEWMQGCLKDGLVFLKADVRGKVFIEYMPAENAWYPIDAPGYMHINCFWISGQYKGKGYANQLLEQCIEDAKKKGKCGITIISSEKKRSFLPDPDYMKYKGFTAADTASPFFVLYYLPFTDSAPLPRFKECARSGKIDEQGMVLYYTNQCPHTAKYAPLLSSIAEQHGTSVSVRKLETAAQAQNAPSPFTTYSFYYNGQFVTNEIFSEKKFEKFLQAHGL from the coding sequence ATGGATTTTATAAAAGTAGATGACACTAATATTGAGAAAGAACATATCTGCTGCTGTATCACAAACAAAAAAGGAGAAAACTGCGTTTCCTCAAAAAAAGAATGGATGCAGGGCTGTCTGAAGGACGGGCTTGTGTTTTTGAAAGCAGATGTGAGGGGAAAAGTGTTCATCGAATACATGCCTGCCGAAAATGCCTGGTATCCGATCGACGCGCCCGGTTATATGCACATCAACTGTTTCTGGATATCCGGACAGTATAAGGGCAAAGGATATGCCAACCAGCTTCTGGAGCAGTGCATTGAGGATGCAAAGAAAAAAGGAAAATGCGGTATCACGATAATCTCTTCCGAAAAAAAGAGAAGCTTTCTGCCAGACCCGGACTATATGAAATATAAGGGATTTACTGCCGCAGACACCGCCAGCCCTTTTTTCGTCCTCTATTATCTTCCATTTACCGACAGCGCGCCTCTGCCCCGGTTTAAAGAATGCGCCAGGTCAGGGAAGATAGACGAGCAGGGAATGGTACTGTACTACACGAACCAATGTCCCCATACGGCCAAATACGCTCCGCTTCTCAGCTCCATTGCCGAACAGCACGGAACCTCTGTATCGGTCCGCAAATTAGAGACAGCCGCCCAGGCGCAGAACGCACCGTCTCCTTTTACAACATATAGTTTCTATTACAACGGTCAGTTTGTAACAAATGAAATATTCAGTGAAAAGAAATTTGAAAAATTTCTGCAGGCACACGGATTATAA
- a CDS encoding Rpn family recombination-promoting nuclease/putative transposase, whose translation MNKRQQLIPLNNLNLTDRFLFEEVMEDPLTHREALSIIFGREIPLLDQNEAEKELRISPEARSIRMDVFSMDVEKTVYNTEMQKQRRADLSKRSRYYQSLVDISLLEPGVPDYSALNESYIIMITPFDLFGFGKYRYTFRPVCVEEPKCVLEDGATRIFLNTRGKNEDEVPAELVQFLYYVEHTTDEAAEQTGSERIKRIHDRVRKVRNSEEVGVKYMQAWEEKYYEKEEARKEGLEQGAKKQLIELIKKKLEKGKSVEEIADALEESTDKIEELIKEMELE comes from the coding sequence ATGAACAAAAGACAACAACTGATACCATTAAATAACTTAAATCTTACGGACCGATTTCTGTTTGAGGAAGTGATGGAAGATCCGCTGACGCACAGGGAGGCGCTGAGCATTATCTTTGGCAGAGAGATTCCGCTTCTGGATCAAAATGAGGCGGAAAAAGAACTGAGGATCTCGCCGGAGGCCCGCTCCATCCGGATGGATGTCTTTTCTATGGATGTAGAAAAGACAGTTTATAACACAGAGATGCAGAAGCAGCGCAGGGCAGACCTGTCTAAGAGGAGCAGGTACTACCAGTCGCTGGTCGATATCTCCCTGCTGGAACCTGGGGTTCCGGATTACAGTGCGTTGAATGAGTCATATATTATTATGATAACACCCTTTGATCTGTTTGGCTTCGGAAAATATCGTTACACCTTTCGTCCCGTGTGTGTGGAGGAGCCTAAGTGCGTCCTTGAAGACGGAGCGACACGGATATTTCTGAATACCCGGGGGAAGAATGAGGACGAAGTTCCGGCGGAGCTCGTACAGTTTCTGTACTATGTGGAGCATACGACGGACGAGGCGGCTGAGCAGACAGGAAGTGAGCGGATAAAGCGTATTCATGACCGGGTCCGGAAGGTAAGAAACAGTGAGGAAGTCGGGGTGAAATATATGCAGGCTTGGGAAGAAAAATACTATGAAAAAGAAGAGGCAAGAAAGGAAGGACTAGAGCAAGGAGCAAAAAAACAATTGATAGAGTTGATCAAAAAGAAACTTGAAAAGGGAAAATCCGTCGAAGAGATCGCTGATGCCCTTGAAGAAAGTACAGACAAAATAGAGGAACTTATAAAAGAAATGGAACTGGAATAA
- a CDS encoding sugar O-acetyltransferase: MTEKELMLSGQLYIAKDEELTEEFMRAKRLTRLFNNTTEEEAEYRAQLLKELFGKTGENLYIEPSFRCDYGKNISIGDNFYANYDCIIVDVCSVSIGDNVFWGPRVCVYTAGHPIDAGIRNTQLEFGSKVSIGNNVWIGGSTVINPGVSIGDNVVIGSGAVVTKDIPSGVIAAGCPCKVLREINEDDKRYWEEQAKKYRENKRTE, from the coding sequence ATGACAGAGAAAGAATTGATGTTGTCGGGACAATTATATATTGCAAAGGACGAGGAACTTACAGAAGAATTTATGCGTGCGAAAAGACTCACAAGACTGTTTAATAATACGACGGAGGAAGAGGCGGAGTACCGCGCACAGCTGCTGAAGGAGCTGTTTGGAAAGACGGGGGAGAATCTGTACATTGAGCCTTCGTTCCGCTGTGATTACGGCAAAAACATCTCAATAGGCGACAATTTCTATGCGAATTATGACTGTATCATTGTAGATGTGTGCAGTGTGAGTATCGGTGACAATGTATTCTGGGGACCGCGGGTGTGCGTATATACCGCAGGCCATCCTATTGACGCCGGAATCCGCAATACGCAGCTGGAATTTGGCAGCAAGGTGTCCATAGGAAACAATGTGTGGATCGGCGGCAGCACAGTCATCAATCCGGGCGTAAGTATCGGTGACAATGTGGTGATAGGTTCCGGCGCCGTCGTGACAAAAGATATCCCGTCAGGGGTGATAGCCGCAGGGTGCCCGTGCAAGGTGCTGCGTGAGATCAATGAAGACGATAAGAGGTACTGGGAAGAGCAGGCAAAGAAATACAGAGAGAATAAAAGGACAGAATAG